TCCCGCATCGACACTGCTTGTTGTGGTACTAAAATGACCGTTGGATGCGATCCCTCGGGTGGAGAGGCTGACGGCGATCCTGGTGATCGTGACTTCGCTCTTGCTGGTGGTGGTGATCGATCGAGCAGAAGATAGCACAACATACACAAAGCTCCACAGCAGGATCCAGCAACCAGATGAGCAGAGCAGAGGATGTCGTTGTCTTGCCTGAGCAGCACGGCGGTGCCGGTGAAGTGGGTGTGGTGCGGCCTCAGCCGGCTCAGCGCACGCCGCGGCCAGTCGGCCGTCGCGGAGCTACCGGTGAATCTTCTAGCTTTGTTCATCCCATGGACCGGGGTCCGGGGATCAGGACTAGGGAGCGGTCGGGCGCCGAGGTGGGTGACTTGGATGCGGCATGCGGGCTGTACAGCGTCGTGCGTGCACGTCTTGTCCCCGCGGGAGATGcccagcaccaccagcaccagggCTGGAGCCTACAGGACGAGCCACCGGCGGCAAGGGTATCGTTCGACTAATCTTGATTAGTCTTCTGATAATAATTAATCAATTCTGAATGTCTTCGGTCAGGCATAGACGACATAGTATCCATCCTCGGCTGCCAGCTTCAAGATTTCCCTATCAGGTACCTTGGACTTCCACTCAGCACGAAGTCCATACCAAAGCAGCATTTCCAATCATTGGTGGAGGCGGTAGCAAGGAAATTGCCACCGTGCCAGGGCTCCCTGATGGCAAGAAGCGGCAGGCTGGTTTGGATTAAGTCCGTGCTGCGCTCGGTTCCTATCTATGCCATGATGGCCGAGAACTTGCCACAGTGGGCCCGAAAGGAGATCGATGCCATTTGCAGGAAATTCCTGTGGGCGGGGACTGATGCATCAGTGCGAGGCAAatgcatggtggcgtggccgGCAGTTTGCAAACCAACGCAGCTGGGAGGATTGGGAATCAGTGACCTCAAGCTAGCCGGATATGCCTTACAGACCAGGTGGTTGTGGCTGCAGAGAACAGACCATGACCGTGCATGGTCCGAGCTGCCAATCCAAACCGCACCGGAAGTGCAGGCCTTCTTTAGAGCGTCAACCTTCATCATCATCGGTGACGGGACACAGACCCGCTTCTGGGAAGACAGGTGGATCAGTGGTGAATCAGTTGCAGATTTAGCACCTTGCCTATACCAATTCGTGCCTAACCGAGTGAGGAGACGGCAAACAGTAAGGCAAGGATTCACCAACAGAGGATGGGTTCGCAGCATCTCTGGAGGTTTATCGCTGCAAGCTCTCACTGAATATCTTCACCTTTGGGGCGCGGTGAGAAACATACATCTGACCGAGCCACCGGACAAGACAGTATGGAGGTGGACTCAAGATGGCAAATACTTGGCCAAGTGTGCATACAACATGCTACATGCTCCTGCAATTCCTTTCTTGGGACACAGACTCATATGGAAGACTTGGGCTCCATTCAGGATCAAGATCTTTCTGTGGCTCGCCTTCAAGCGCAGGCATTGGACGAGCGACCAAAGGGACAGGCATGGGCTGGAAGCAAGAGAGATGTGCTACCTATGTGATCAGGAAAGGGAGACCATCGACCACATCCTCGCCAATTGCCCATTCACCAGAGAGCTGTGGTACTTCGTCCTGCACGCCCTGGGGAAGAAACCGCTTCCTCAAGCAGCAAACTCGACACTGCGTTGGTGGAGGTGCCTGCGATCACTGCATGACGGAGACCGAAGATCAGGCATGGACTCCCTGTTAGCTTTGTTCGATCATGCAGGGATCCCGGGTTGTTCTAGTTCAAAATGTAGCCACTCGTGGAAACTTTAGCCGGTAACGGCACTATTGTACTATATACTTCACTCCTTCTAATGCAATGATATGCACACacgtgcgtattcgagaaaaaataataataattaatcAGACGACCACAAATCTTATCGGTCTAATTAAGTCGTAGCTCCAAGACGAGTTTAGAATACCGACTAAGATAACGAATCAGGATTAATCAGACGGCTTGAACTCGTGATTTTGTACTTTGAGCTACCTTTGACTGGTATGAGCCCGTTATGCTTTGCTGGGAAGCTTCTAATTTCCTGGATTACTGCGTGGTTTCCCATTGgcttagcagtgattcagacggaACTTGGATGTAGATAACCCGAAACCAagtttctttgatccaaaaatATAATTTTGAGAACAGAGGAATCTAGATGACAACATTTTGCCAAGTCGAAGAACTACTCATGAATTTTACTCCCATCATCAAAACTGCCCGGTATTGGGCCGGAGAACTGGTTGTTGTCGGCCGTGAGTTTCTTGAGCGCAACTGATCTAAGCATCACGAACATAAGCTGCCACTGAATCCGGAGAACGTGGCTGGAAGACTCCCACGTGGAATAGAGAGGATCGGTGGACATGGCATGTGTGTCCCACGTGTTGAATTCACGTCAATGCACGGTTAGCGTACCACGTCGGCAAACAGGAGTGGGTTTGGCTCCATTCGGACCTACATGAAACCCCAAAAGCCAATTCGGAGAATAGAGGGACCTAGATAACACCCTTGTCAAGTTAAAGAAACATCCATGAATATTATTCCTCTGACCAATACTGTCCAGTATTGGGCTAGAGAATTGGTTGTTCTCTGCCGTAAAATTGTTGAGCGCAACTGATCTAAGCGCCATTACTCACGAGCATAAGCTGCCACTGAATTGGTTGTTGCCTATGAGCAATCTCCTAAGGTTGCTAGAGAACGTGGCTGGAAGACTCCCGGTGAGAAGGTTACTCTTCAGTGACAAGTAACGAAGCTGCGGTGCAGTCCACAGAGCTTCTGGCACATCTCCAGAGAGATTGTTATTATCTAGATACAGGATTCGCAGAGTTGTGCAGCTTGCGAGGGCTGCCGGGATAGAACCATTCAACTGGTTGCCCATGGCAGTGAGGTAACGGAGCTGGCCTCTGGCGCACAGACCTTCCGGGATGGTACCAGTGAGCTCGTTGTCATCAGCCTCAACAAGGGTCAAGACCGAATTCTTTCCAAGGTCTGGCGGGAGCGTGCCAGTAAACCTGTTATTTGCAAGCCTGAATACTGACAGTGACGGTAACTGGCCGATGCTCGTTGGTATCTTGCCAGAAAAGTTGTTTCTGAAGAGATACAGCTCAGTGAGATTCTTCAAGGTCCCGAAGACTTCTGGGATAGCCCCAGTAAGCTTATAATTCTCTGAAAGGTCGATAAACGTTAAGCTCACCGCGGCGAAGTAATCAATCACCACATCACCGCTGAAGTTGTTGCTGTACAGATACAACTCTTGCAACTTGCTGAGCCTCCAAACTGCCGCAGGTATGCTTCCCTTCAACATGTTATTGGATAGGCTCAGTACCTCCAGCTGCTTCATCTCAAGCACATGGCTCGGGAAGTCGCCGACGAGGTTGCACTGCTCTGCCCAGAGGCTGACAAGGTTGGTGAGGTTCTTGAACGACACCGGCAGCTCGCCCGCAAGGAACGGGTTCTCGGCCAGCCACAGGGTCCGAAGCCTTGTCAGCGCGCCGAGAGTCGCCGGGATGGTGCCGTTGAATCCGTTCCCGTATAGGAGCAGCGTGGTCAGGTTCTCCCCTAGGCGGCCGATGTCCGCAGGCAGCTCACTAGTGAAGTTGTTCTCGGACAGGTCGAGGTACCGGAGCGAAGCGCAGCGGTAGAGCGCGGTCGGGAATGCGCCCGAGATGCTGTTGTTGGAGACGTCGAGGTAGGTCAGGGCCGAGAAGCCGCCGACGGCGTCCGGGAAGGGCCCCGCCACGCCGGCGCTACAGAGCGTGAGGTTGGTGACGAGCCCGGCCGTGTTGCACCCAACGAATGTCCAGGTGCATGGCGCGCCCGGGGATGAGGCGTTCCTCCATCGCGCGAGCACTGGCGGGTTGCCCCACGCGCTCTTGATCTGGAGCAGCAGCTGCGCCTCGTCCGCCGGCTGGGACTGCGCAGCCGCTCGTCGGCGCACAGGGCAGAAGAGAAGCAGCGCGAGCAGCAGGAAGAAGTAGGCGCGGTCGCGCGGGTACACGCGGCGCGGTGGTGCCATTGTAGGTACGTCTCCGCCGGCTTGGTGGCGTTGGCGTTTGGTTGTGTTGACTGGTGCTGCGCACGGCCGCGGCGCGCTGTTGGCAGCCGGTGGCGATAGGGAGGCCGATTTGTATGCTGAGCTACCTTTGACTGGTATGAGGCCGTTATTATGCTTTGCTGGCAGGTGATTGCTGCGAAGCTTGTAATTTCCTTGCTCGGGGAGAATCCCTGTGGAGGACCGGCCTCCAGCCGGGTCTTCGCTCTAGAAGTCTGAATTTTTTGTTCGTGGTGGGAATTTTTTGTTTAGTTGCTGTCCCACTAATTTTTTAGGTGCTGTCCCACTAATTTTATTAGATGCTGTCCCACTAATTTTTTTGTCTAGGTGCTGTCCCACAAATTAGGTGCTGTCCCACTAATTTGTTTAGCCTTCTAGTACTAGACCGAAGACTAAACTCATCCTTCAAATCTCATATGAAAATTCACCTTCGTATTTAAACAAGAGAGAACCAAGGGACATGGCGACGGCTATtgtatatattttatattaaaattgtaaTTTTAGTTTATTGTAATTTCTGTAAGTATAATGTGTAATTTTTAGATTCGAGAATAAAAAACTCGTCGATCTCTAGAAGGACTTGCCGCAGCCAGCAGCACTCAGCAACGCACGTGGTCAATCACACGATACTTCGCTTCTGCGCTTGAGTGGGAGACTCTAGTCTGGCACTTAGAATAGACCAGCACACTAGGTTGTTGCCGAGgaagatgcaaaagttaaaaGTGGAATGCCGCGACTCCTAGCAGTCAGTCTAGTCGGCGTTGGAGTATGCAGTTAGGGAGATAACTAGTCTAACACTAATGTGAAGGCTCACAGAGAGGATGCCCTTCACAAATCGGAGGATCTGCTTGATCGACGCGAGATGAAGCTCGTGAAGATCATGCATGAACTGACGGACCAGCTGAACTGCATACGACAAGTTTAGTCGCATCAGAATGAGGTGTTGGAGTGCACCAGTGAGGCTCTGGTACTCCGAGAGGTCACCATGGTGGCAACTTTTGAGGCCGACTGCATGTCCACTGGCATCACAGTCGAGTGGCACTGGTCCATATCCTGGGACACTGAAGGAGGTCAACAACGTACTAGCTCTATGACAGGAAGAGGCCGTCGTTGGAGCACATCACTGAGATGCCGAGGAAGTGGTGCATATCCCCAATGTTGGTCATGGAGAACTAGTGATATGCATGAGCAGTGCCGAGGATGACACCGTGAGGATGATGTCATTGACGTAGTAGAGCAGTAGGTAGGTGATATGGTATCCATCTATGCAAACAAAGAGAGACGCATCCGACTTGGAAGCAATTAAACTGATGATGTAGATGTCCTCGGCGAAGCACTAGTTCCAAGCTTGAGATACCATACATAGATTTCTGCAGGAGATAGACATAGTTAGGGGCGGTAGGGTCGACGAAGGTTGATGGTTCTTGGTAGTATACGGTCTCCTCCAGATGGATGTGAATAAAGGCATTCTTTTCATCTTGCTGATGAATCGGT
Above is a genomic segment from Miscanthus floridulus cultivar M001 chromosome 3, ASM1932011v1, whole genome shotgun sequence containing:
- the LOC136541358 gene encoding receptor-like protein kinase HSL1 — translated: MAPPRRVYPRDRAYFFLLLALLLFCPVRRRAAAQSQPADEAQLLLQIKSAWGNPPVLARWRNASSPGAPCTWTFVGCNTAGLVTNLTLCSAGVAGPFPDAVGGFSALTYLDVSNNSISGAFPTALYRCASLRYLDLSENNFTSELPADIGRLGENLTTLLLYGNGFNGTIPATLGALTRLRTLWLAENPFLAGELPVSFKNLTNLVSLWAEQCNLVGDFPSHVLEMKQLEVLSLSNNMLKGSIPAAVWRLSKLQELYLYSNNFSGDVVIDYFAAVSLTFIDLSENYKLTGAIPEVFGTLKNLTELYLFRNNFSGKIPTSIGQLPSLSVFRLANNRFTGTLPPDLGKNSVLTLVEADDNELTGTIPEGLCARGQLRYLTAMGNQLNGSIPAALASCTTLRILYLDNNNLSGDVPEALWTAPQLRYLSLKSNLLTGSLPATFSSNLRRLLIGNNQFSGSLCS